Below is a window of Paenibacillus antri DNA.
AGTCATACCTTTTTCATCGAACTCCACGATTAGTCCTTCCGGTACGTACGTAGACAGCCCCAATTCACGATGCTCGTACAATAAAAAACGCATATCGTACGCGTCACCTTCGACCACAAGCGGTTCGACCTTATCTTGTGCCCTTCCGCTTTGCATTGTATAATCTGTGCATCCTGCGATTAGGAATATTGTAACTAAAGATAGGAGCAATCGATTCAACTTCTGATTTCCCTCCCGCTCGGCTAATTATTAATTATCCTCCATTGTTTAATACAACAAGGTCATACAAAAAGTTGCAATCTATACCTTTATAGGAAGTATTTATATTCCGTTAAACTGCCCCGTTTGTTCAATGGCCAGAGGTGAACGAAGAAAAAGCGATGGATCGGTTCCACCGCTGCGCTCTTGTCCCCGAATGTTTAATAATTCTGACAAACTGAATTTATCAAGTTATCTAGAGAGCCAGTGCTCTGTTCGACCTGGTCTACATGATAAAACGTAGAAGTGGTTCCGATTTCATTTATTTCATTTGTTGGGGAGTAAAGATAAATCTTCTTCCCAGCCCCAAGAGCAACTCCTAACTCAACATGGCTCCCTTTCCCTGCTGGAAGCATGACAATCACAACATCTGCAGCCATAACCCCTGAGACTTCTTCATGGCCTATATTACGCAGTTTGGATATTGAGTCTATGTCCGAATGTGTTGTCCAGTCGTACGTCTGTTGAAAGCCAAGCGCTCTCAACTCCCTCGCGACTTTCCGCACGTTCTCAATGTTTTTGAAACTGGACGCTATATAAAATCTCATTACTCCCACCCTTATATCGACCAATATAACATGTTTAGCACATAATTGAAGTATCCTGCCCCGATAGCTGAGCAATCGGGCAGCAACGTAAACAAGCGGTGGGTTGATCCACCGCCGCGCTCTCGTCTCCGTTAGAATTCCTTGGGTATTACTTTATAGCCAACGAGGTGATATTGGGCTGTTGTGGAGTCATTCTTTAGGTACAATTCAGCGTAATCCTTGTTGGCCCCAAATTTCATAATCTAACTGTTATTTCATAATAACTCACACCATGAGCAGCATCTGCTCAACGCTGCCCATTTCCTTTATCAAAAGGGGCTTATAAGTTAACTAGGCAGAGGCAATGCGGACTCTGCGGACGTTAGCGAACCGGTCCGTTCACAGCCCAAGGTCCTTTCGCGAAGCAAGGGCGAGCCGTTCAACGAGATCGTCAGGGATGGGCTTGCGTGCCGAGAAGGTGACGCCCGTCTTGCTAGCCTTAAGTCCGGTAGCGGAAATTTCATCAGCATGGGCGGCAATTGCGCCGGGGGACAGATAGAGGCCGCATTGCTTAGTGAAGGCAGCATACCCCGCGATGATCGATTTTCCGATCCGAAACCCAGGCATTTTGTATTCGATGACTTCTTCTGCGTCGGGCAGTGTAGAGGCAAGCTGAGCGCGTAATTGAGCCAGCAGCAGGCGGAATTGTTCCGGAGCCGCAGCAATATAGGTGTCATGGTCGGTCATCGTTTTCATTCCTCATTTCCAACAACAAATTGTGGACGCACTACTACCAAGATTTTTCCGTATTGATTTTACCATATGATCCATAATGTACATTAAACAATTCTGCCCCGTTAACGCAGTGAGGCCGCCGATCAGCGCCGGCAGCCACGTCAGGACACGAAGCAAGTTATCTACCGCAACTCGTCACGGTTAAGGCGTGGATATCGCCTAGCATAAAAGATCAAATCATCGAAAGGTATGGTCGAAGAAGTATTGAAGACCATGGTTCTGGATTTTTATTAGCAACCATTTATGTCCCTCAAAATCGTACGGGATTTCAATTTTTAGCAAGCTTCGGCACTCATCTAAAAGTTGTAGAGCCCAAAACCTATGTTGAAGACTTTCGAAATTATTTATTTCAAATGATGGAGAACTATTCTTGATAAGGTCTCGTCTCAGCAATACCGGTTCATCTCGGTCTTTAAGAAACATTAATATGACCGATTCCATGTGTTGAGTATTTACGCGCTCCTTCATATCGAAGCTAAACCTTCAACTCAACTTTTTGCTTTACTACTATACGGTTCACCGGAATTAATATTCAGCTATCCTGCCCAAATCGCTTAATAAGGCTGCCGCTTATTTGCTTGGCAGCCATGTAGTAAGTCTCTTTCATTTAGTGCCCCATGTTAATCCCAGTATGACAGGAGGATAATATATTGGGTTGATCCAAGAATAAGTACCGTTTAATGATAACTGCCCCAGCCATATTTCATTTTCCTCGTCAACCTTTAACGCCCATTTCCCACTATATATTAATTGTCCTTTGTTTTTTTGCACGTAGTTTACAGCTTTCTCAAAATTAAACGTTCCCTTTATCGATTTATCGACTTCTTCACACATTGAAGCGTACTTTTCTTCCTTTTGCCTCCAAGAAAACTCCGAGTCCCACATCTCCACGAGTTGATATCCCTCTAGGTTGTTTTCCAACAAATCCTTTAGACGATCAGAGACATAAATCTTCGGTAATACCGTATTTCCCTCATGTAACATGATTCTGAAAAGATCCTTGTCTTGTACAACATCCTTATAAAGCTCTAGCTCTTCATAATCGATTAATTTATTCGAGCTACCCAGACGCTTCTCTTTTGAATGATTCGGGTTGACACAATTTAAAACCGTTAATACATTCAATACAAAAAAAACACCCTCAGAGCTAGATAAAGGCAAGAATTCAACATTTAGGTTTGGAATCTGTGTAATTATATCCTTTGCTCGTTCACTTACAATAAGCGCCCCCCCAACTGCATTGAGAATATCCGAAGGCTTGCCCTTGTTATTTAATATCACGTTGTATCTTATCCAATTTCCTGATAACGGGCTCGCGTCTTGAACCATTTCTCTAACATTTTTTCCATCTTCATAATTTTCAAAATTAACAGTATTATAAACTGGGTGATAATCTAGCCACCAAATTTTCAACAGGGAATCTCTCCTTTGCCATCTTACTTTTTCCTAATTATAAGGTATACCCCCATTTTCCAAAATGCACCAGTGCCGCAATAACTATCTTATGTAGTTCCACATAACTGCCAAGATACTTGAGTTAAGAGACCTCAAGTTGCTGGAACAAGAACGATGCTCCGTCTACATAAGCTCTTAATATGGCTTGTGCATAGGGTTGTTCTTCAATCAAGCCTTCTGTTTCAAGAGGATTCTCCGCATGGAAACTATATGCCTCGATGATCGCCATGATGAAGAAGCACTCTAACTTCGGAATGTAACCGTCCTCCAGTTTTCTAATCCTCTGATACCCTTGAATGAAAGATTCTCTTTGTGATGGATATAGCCCCATGATGGACTGAGCTATATCGTAAAGATGGAAGCCAAAGCCACACCTCCCAAAATCGATAGGATACGGTTCAATATCCCGAAAAACGACATTGCCAATGTGTAAGTCCGCATGGATCATTCCATAATTACGTTCATGACTTGTGAGCGTGTTGAGACAATCTACCACTTTGGTGGCAGCTAAAGAGTACAACTCAAAAGCTTCATCCGAAATGAAATGTCTGTGATGCAGCCCCAGATGCGTCCAATCTCGTTTAAAGCTTTGCAGGCCCCAAGAAGGACGAGAAAAACCGGTAGACGGGCTAAAATCAGAGCTTGCCTCGTGAAGGTTCGCCATCATCACTCCCATTTTTCGGACTACTTCCTCCGCTAATTCACCTTTCTCCAGACGTTCCCCTTCGATCCATCTCAATAAGGTCGAATAGAACCGTTGTCCGTTAATCGTCAACGTATCCGTAATGAAAGCTCCTTCCCGATTCGATACGGCTTCGGGCACGCTAAGGCCCTTGCTCTTAAGCGAAAACAACCATTCTAGTTCTGAGTTAATTTCCTCGCGCGGTTTGTTTTCCGGGTGAATGCGGAGCAAGAATTGTTCTCCCTCGTCGGTAACTATGCGGAAGGTGATATGTTCGGATACTTGAATGAAATGAACGGAGGTCCATTCTGTTTCGTATTCCTGCAAAGCTTTAAGCGCAGCTTGCTTCACTTGCCTCAAAGTTTGGCGTCGATTTACATCGGTATCGACCCGAAAGCCGGTATTCATCATTTATCTCCTCGTTTACCATTCTCTCCACATTTTAACAGTGAAGAAGATCGTTATCACGGAAATTTTTTTACTTCAACGAACAACGGCAGCCGATCTTTTGGCCGGCTGCCGTCGTGTCGTGATGGAACTATTGTTTCTCGTTGGTTCAAAGTTTGTATCTAATTTGAAAATTCGTCGAGTAATTCTCAAATTCCTTAGCGTCATAGTCTGTATCGTTCACTTATATCAATCAAGTGAATGACCCAATAACCATGAATATAACTCAGGATTTGCATATGTTTCCGTCCAAGAATCGTGGTCAGCTTCGGGATATACAGTAAATTTTACATTTCCGCCACACGCTTGCAGAGCGTTGACCATATTCTCTGATTCTTCAAGCCTTACGACATTGTCCTTTGCACCATGAAACGCCCACACAGGCGTATTGACCAACGCTTGCACTCGATTCGGATTGCCGCCTCCGCAAATGGGCACTATAGCTGCAAACTTTTCTGGGTGTGACGACGCCAGATCCCACGTACCATAGCCTCCCATACTTAGTCCGGTAAGATAAACCCGCTTTTCGTCTACATTGAAGCTCGTCGTTATTTCATCGAGTAATGCCAGCAGAGCATCTTTCTCGGCATTCCAGAATGAGTCCTCAGCACACTGCGGCGAGACAGCGATAAACGGTAGACTCGGATCATTTTCGGCAATTTTGGGGATACCATGCACCTTCACTTTTTGGATATCATCGCCACGTTCGCCTGCGCCGTGCAAAAACAAAACCAGCGGCCATTTTCTTTTATTATCCTGTTCATAGCCTTCCGGCAAATGCAGCAGATAGTTTACCCGTACTGTCTTTGTTACTTGTTTTTCCAACTGGTGAGCGGCTTGACTCATACGTATCACCTTCGATTCTCAAATTAGACGGAGCTCAGGCATACTTTTTATCACATAGACTTCCACATAGCTGAATAAACTCCTGCATTTTATGAACAAAGCTGCCCATTACTTCAATGAGCGACGGCAGCCGGTCGTGTGGTCGGCTGCCGTTGTGTAATGTGGAGCTATCGTACCCGTCCCTCTGGTTTAAGGGTTTATCTCACGAAAACTCATAATTTTACGGCACCTGGGAAAAATGTTTGAAATACTGCACTAGTAAAGGAATTGTTCAGATGAAAAAAATCATTAATGCAGTTATGCTGAGCATGGCGATTTTAGTACCGCAAACCAATGACCTTGCTTTTGCTAAGCCAATCCAAGATTCTGAGCAACTCAGGGTAGATGATATGCTCATGCTCTTTATGACTCCCAACATTTACGAAGCAATTGGGGACTATTACTATCCGAACATTCTAAAGGTCAAGCCTGAAATTGAGCCATGGCATATTTCCGTTATCGATACCCACAGAGTGAATGGTTTTCGTGGATTTGTTTTTTCAATTACTGTTGAAGTTGAGCCAAGCTTAGGCCATCACGTCCCTGTTGGGAAAGACCATTTGACATTTCGAGTATCAGTCGGTCCCTCCGTAAGGTTGATTAATCACAATCATATTGCTTCCTACGGACTACCTTCTGAATTACAAGAGTGGGCGGTGCGTTGAACTGCCCGTTAATACAACGATCGCGCAGCAATACGAAAAGGCGGTGCATCGGCTCCACCGCTGCCGTGCTCTCGTCTCCGTTTAGCTCAACGATTCATGTTGTTCCTTCTTTATTTCCTCCTCCTTTTCCTTGTAGTATCGATCCATCGCTTCTTTTGCCAGATCACGCCCACCAGGTAATTTGGAATTTATTCTAAGCAAGATTCCAATAACGATTAGAAGTAAAATCACGATAATAAAATCGATTATTAACCCCTCCCGCTTAAAAACTCTCCCCCAATTAAATTTACCATATTAGTGGAAATGTGTTTGGAACTCATTTAACAAATCTGCCGTTAGCTTAATACGCCGGCCAGGTTTTTTTTTGATCCATCCCCTCCCTCTTAGTCTACGGCGGGTTTTAATCGGGTTATGTTATTGTCGCTCGACAGTTAAGTTGTCGGACGTCAAGAACTTGACCCGTTAAGCGGCAAGAACTTAGTCGATACTTCATCGCCTGAAGATATTCTTCATAAGCCGATCTCCAGATGGATGTCATTGCAAAAAGTTGGCTGAGCGTTAATAGCCCTTACCTAGAAAAAGGTAAGGGCTACGTAAATATGCAGCTTTTTTAATGTACAAGCTGCGCTTGATTTCGCGTTGTCTTTTGCCATCTCCCCACTGGGGTTCGTTTCGCTTAAAGTAATCACCTGCTATTGGTAATGACAAGAGGTTTATTGATAGATTACAATGGGGTCCCCTGACAAGTCTGTCCGTCTTTCCATATTACTTGTTCCCCATATTTTTTTCCCCAATTGTACATCATTTTTAAGACAGGCATTAGACTTTCGCCGTGTTCCGTCAAAGAATATTCAACCCGGGGCGGGACCACGGGATATACTTTACGGAAGATCAACTGATCTTCTTCCAATTCGCGCAGCTGATTGGTCAACATTTTTTGCGTAATGTGAGGGACTAGTTTTTTCAGCTCGCTAAACCGTTTCGTTCCTTCCATACCGAGATGCCACAATATGATTAATTTCCACTTGCCTCCGATCACGGCCAGCGTCAATTCCTTCTCGCAGTTAATCGTCATCAAATCGATTCGATCTTTTACTTCGTTCGCCATCATCCATCCCCTCCTCTTGGTAGTATATCACAAGTACCTACAGTAGATATAAGGATATACTTCCTGTTTGGAAACTGAAGGGACTGAACATTTAATACATGATTCGAGTGCGTCAACTGCTTTCCAACCTCTTCCCAATGCGTAAAGTAGTGGCGTCTCCACTTTACACATCCAGAAGAAACCGTTCGCAACCTTCCGTGTCTTCATGTATGAAGGAAAGTTCTCACCAAGAGCAGCGAGGAGTTTCTGTAAAATTGCTTGCGATCGACTTACTCCAGGTTGGCATGTCTGCCGTACATCCTGCCGGACTCCAGCCCCCGTTTGTCCATCAGCCGGAGAATGACGGCGTCGTAAAATACCAATAAAGTTTGTTCGAACAAAGAGGCCATCGGCTGGATCGTCGAATGGCTGCTGCCTGCTTGATTCTTGGGTGACCCCGGCAGCTTTACCAGAGCATCCGCCAGACTACCAATCGTCGACTCCGGAGCGATCGTGACCACAACAACAGACGCCGCCAGGCTCTTCGCTTTTTGGGCCATCGGGATCAAGCTTCTTGTTTCCCCTGAGCCCGATCCGATGATCAGGACATCGCCCTTGTCGATGCCGGGAGTTACCGTTTCTCCAACCACATAAGCGTCTTTCCCGGTATGCATCAGGCGCATGGCGAAAGCCCGTCCCATTAAACCCGATCTTCCTGCGCCTGCTACAAATACCTTGTTTGATTGCAAAATGATGTCGGCCAATGTTTCCGACTCTTCTTCGGCGATCCGCTCTACCGAACGATGAAGCTCCTTGACGATCTCTGCAGCATATTCTGTCGTTTTCATGAGATTAGGCCTGATTAACCATTCTTTTCATTTCTGCCGCAGTTGCCTTCTTGTCCAACTGACCGGTAATGCCGCCGCCGACAATGACCAGATCCGGTTTGGCTTTGATGACTTCCGGCAGCGTATTAAGCTTAATGCCGCCTGCGATCGCCGTTTTTGCATGCTTGACGACACGTTTGATGGCTGTAAGCTCCTCAAGGGAGTTTTTTCCTCCAGCCTGATGATCGTATCCGGAATGGACGCAAATGTAATCCACGCCAAGCGCGTCGATTTCCTTCGCCCTGCCTTCAATGTCCTTCACGTTGATCATGTCGACCATGATTTTTTTGTTATTTTTCCTGGCTTCTTCGACGGCACCCCGAATCGTCGAATCATCCGATGCTCCGAGAACGGTAATGATATCCGCTCCCGCTTCCGATGCTTTCATAACCTCGTATCCGCCCGCGTCCATTATTTTCAGGTCGGCCAAAACGCGCAGCGACGGAAATGCCTCTTTGATTTCCTTTACCGCTCTCAGCCCTTCGTTAATGACGACCGGCGTGCCGATTTCGACGATATCTATATGCTCCGCTACTTCCGCAACCACTTGTTTCGCACCGGGAATGTCTACAAGATCCAGCGCCAA
It encodes the following:
- a CDS encoding nucleoside 2-deoxyribosyltransferase, translated to MRFYIASSFKNIENVRKVARELRALGFQQTYDWTTHSDIDSISKLRNIGHEEVSGVMAADVVIVMLPAGKGSHVELGVALGAGKKIYLYSPTNEINEIGTTSTFYHVDQVEQSTGSLDNLINSVCQNY
- a CDS encoding iron chaperone, encoding MTDHDTYIAAAPEQFRLLLAQLRAQLASTLPDAEEVIEYKMPGFRIGKSIIAGYAAFTKQCGLYLSPGAIAAHADEISATGLKASKTGVTFSARKPIPDDLVERLALASRKDLGL
- a CDS encoding imm11 family protein codes for the protein MKIWWLDYHPVYNTVNFENYEDGKNVREMVQDASPLSGNWIRYNVILNNKGKPSDILNAVGGALIVSERAKDIITQIPNLNVEFLPLSSSEGVFFVLNVLTVLNCVNPNHSKEKRLGSSNKLIDYEELELYKDVVQDKDLFRIMLHEGNTVLPKIYVSDRLKDLLENNLEGYQLVEMWDSEFSWRQKEEKYASMCEEVDKSIKGTFNFEKAVNYVQKNKGQLIYSGKWALKVDEENEIWLGQLSLNGTYSWINPIYYPPVILGLTWGTK
- a CDS encoding phosphotransferase enzyme family protein — translated: MNTGFRVDTDVNRRQTLRQVKQAALKALQEYETEWTSVHFIQVSEHITFRIVTDEGEQFLLRIHPENKPREEINSELEWLFSLKSKGLSVPEAVSNREGAFITDTLTINGQRFYSTLLRWIEGERLEKGELAEEVVRKMGVMMANLHEASSDFSPSTGFSRPSWGLQSFKRDWTHLGLHHRHFISDEAFELYSLAATKVVDCLNTLTSHERNYGMIHADLHIGNVVFRDIEPYPIDFGRCGFGFHLYDIAQSIMGLYPSQRESFIQGYQRIRKLEDGYIPKLECFFIMAIIEAYSFHAENPLETEGLIEEQPYAQAILRAYVDGASFLFQQLEVS
- a CDS encoding prolyl oligopeptidase family serine peptidase, which produces MSQAAHQLEKQVTKTVRVNYLLHLPEGYEQDNKRKWPLVLFLHGAGERGDDIQKVKVHGIPKIAENDPSLPFIAVSPQCAEDSFWNAEKDALLALLDEITTSFNVDEKRVYLTGLSMGGYGTWDLASSHPEKFAAIVPICGGGNPNRVQALVNTPVWAFHGAKDNVVRLEESENMVNALQACGGNVKFTVYPEADHDSWTETYANPELYSWLLGHSLD
- a CDS encoding DUF3888 domain-containing protein, which codes for MKKIINAVMLSMAILVPQTNDLAFAKPIQDSEQLRVDDMLMLFMTPNIYEAIGDYYYPNILKVKPEIEPWHISVIDTHRVNGFRGFVFSITVEVEPSLGHHVPVGKDHLTFRVSVGPSVRLINHNHIASYGLPSELQEWAVR
- a CDS encoding winged helix-turn-helix transcriptional regulator, whose product is MANEVKDRIDLMTINCEKELTLAVIGGKWKLIILWHLGMEGTKRFSELKKLVPHITQKMLTNQLRELEEDQLIFRKVYPVVPPRVEYSLTEHGESLMPVLKMMYNWGKKYGEQVIWKDGQTCQGTPL
- the hxlB gene encoding 6-phospho-3-hexuloisomerase, with the translated sequence MKTTEYAAEIVKELHRSVERIAEEESETLADIILQSNKVFVAGAGRSGLMGRAFAMRLMHTGKDAYVVGETVTPGIDKGDVLIIGSGSGETRSLIPMAQKAKSLAASVVVVTIAPESTIGSLADALVKLPGSPKNQAGSSHSTIQPMASLFEQTLLVFYDAVILRLMDKRGLESGRMYGRHANLE
- the hxlA gene encoding 3-hexulose-6-phosphate synthase — protein: MELQLALDLVDIPGAKQVVAEVAEHIDIVEIGTPVVINEGLRAVKEIKEAFPSLRVLADLKIMDAGGYEVMKASEAGADIITVLGASDDSTIRGAVEEARKNNKKIMVDMINVKDIEGRAKEIDALGVDYICVHSGYDHQAGGKNSLEELTAIKRVVKHAKTAIAGGIKLNTLPEVIKAKPDLVIVGGGITGQLDKKATAAEMKRMVNQA